A section of the Phaseolus vulgaris cultivar G19833 chromosome 8, P. vulgaris v2.0, whole genome shotgun sequence genome encodes:
- the LOC137825613 gene encoding 2-methylpropanoate--CoA ligase CCL4-like → MDQLKPSAANTSPLTPLGFLDRAATVYGDVPSVVYNHTTFTWDQTRRRCIQLASAISSLGIRRGSVVSVVAPNIPAMYELQFSIPFAGAILNNINLRLDARTISVILRHANSTLVFVDCASRDLVLEAVSLFPKHHTQRPLLVLIADESVENANVSSTGDFVDTYEGLVSKGDPNFEWVRPKSEWDPMILNYTSGTTSSPKGVVHSHRGIFIVSVDTLIDWAVSKRPNYLWTLPIFHANGWSLPWGIAALGGTNICVRKFDAEIIYSHIKRHHVTHMCGAPVVLSMLTNSPDNKPLEKPVHILTAGAPPPAAVLHRTEALGFVVSHGYGLTETGGLVVSCAWKEKWNRLPAAERARLKARQGVRTVGMAEIDVVGPTGESVKRDGVSVGEVVMRGGSLMLGYLKDPEGTASCLKNGWFYTGDVGVMHEDGYLEIKDRSKDVIISGGENLSSVEVESILYGHPAVAEAAVVARPHEYWGETPCAFVSLKTGLKEKEKPSEDDIIKYCREKMPHYMVPKTVVFKDELPKTSTGKIQKFVLRQIAKEMGSFTQSRI, encoded by the coding sequence ATGGATCAGCTCAAACCAAGCGCTGCTAACACTTCTCCTCTCACACCACTAGGTTTCTTGGACAGAGCCGCCACCGTTTACGGCGACGTCCCTTCCGTTGTCTACAACCACACAACCTTCACCTGGGACCAAACGCGCCGCCGATGCATCCAGCTCGCCTCCGCCATCTCCTCCCTAGGAATCCGCCGCGGCAGCGTCGTCTCCGTCGTCGCTCCCAACATCCCGGCCATGTACGAGCTCCAGTTTTCCATCCCCTTTGCCGGCGCTATTCTCAACAACATCAACCTCCGCCTCGACGCCCGCACAATCTCTGTCATCCTACGCCATGCGAACTCCACGCTCGTCTTCGTCGACTGCGCCTCCCGCGACCTCGTCCTCGAAGCCGTGTCCCTCTTCCCTAAACACCACACTCAACGCCCTCTCCTGGTTctcatcgccgacgagagtgtcGAAAACGCAAACGTCTCAAGCACCGGTGATTTCGTTGACACATACGAGGGCCTAGTGAGCAAGGGCGATCCGAACTTTGAGTGGGTCCGGCCCAAATCGGAGTGGGACCCGATGATACTTAACTACACGTCGGGAACGACGTCGTCTCCGAAAGGCGTTGTTCACTCCCACAGAGGAATCTTTATAGTCTCCGTCGACACGCTTATCGACTGGGCAGTTTCCAAGCGCCCCAATTATCTATGGACGCTCCCGATATTCCACGCTAACGGCTGGAGCCTCCCGTGGGGAATCGCTGCCTTGGGCGGCACCAACATCTGCGTCCGCAAGTTCGATGCTGAGATTATTTACTCTCACATAAAACGACATCACGTGACACACATGTGCGGCGCGCCGGTGGTGCTCAGCATGTTGACAAACTCCCCGGACAACAAACCTTTGGAGAAACCGGTTCATATACTGACCGCGGGAGCACCGCCGCCAGCGGCGGTGCTCCACCGGACGGAGGCGCTGGGGTTTGTGGTGAGCCACGGATACGGACTGACCGAAACCGGGGGGCTGGTGGTGTCGTGCGCGTGGAAGGAGAAGTGGAACCGGCTGCCGGCGGCGGAGCGGGCGCGGCTGAAGGCGAGGCAGGGAGTGAGGACGGTGGGGATGGCGGAGATTGACGTGGTGGGTCCGACCGGGGAGAGCGTGAAGCGCGACGGGGTGAGCGTCGGGGAGGTTGTGATGAGAGGAGGGAGCTTGATGTTGGGATACCTTAAAGACCCCGAAGGAACCGCGAGTTGTTTGAAAAACGGGTGGTTCTACACGGGGGATGTCGGAGTGATGCATGAGGACGGGTATTTGGAAATTAAGGACAGGTCAAAGGATGTGATCATCAGCGGCGGCGAGAACCTGAGCAGCGTGGAGGTGGAATCGATTTTGTACGGGCACCCGGCGGTGGCGGAGGCTGCGGTGGTGGCGCGACCGCACGAGTATTGGGGAGAGACACCGTGCGCGTTCGTGAGCTTGAAGACGGGgttgaaagagaaagagaaaccCAGTGAGGATGACATAATAAAGTACTGCAGGGAAAAGATGCCGCATTATATGGTTCCGAAGACGGTGGTTTTCAAGGATGAACTTCCGAAGACATCCACAGGGAAGATCCAGAAGTTTGTCCTGAGACAGATTGCGAAGGAGATGGGTTCCTTCACGCAAAGTAGAATCTGA
- the LOC137826180 gene encoding 2-methylpropanoate--CoA ligase CCL4-like, translated as MDKLTPNPANSVPLTPLTFLERAAIVYGETHSILYDHISFTWSQTHRRCLQMASSLTSLGLGRGQVVSVLSPNTPSMYELQFAVPMSGAILNNLNLRLDPHALSVLLRHSESKLVFVHSHSLSLILTALSKFPHTTPRPSLILITDDGDGDADAVAAAHAIDTYESLLSRGDPNFQWARPKSEWDPITLNYTSGTTASPKGVVHSHRATFIMALDSLIDWCVPKQPVYLWTLPIFHANGWGFPWGIAAVGGTNVCTRKTNAPIIYRLIESHNVTHMCAAPVVLNMLLRRTEPLKSPVHVLAGGSPPPAAVLARAEELGFVVSHGYGMTETLGVVVSCAWKREWDRLPGRERARLRARQGVRTAAVSEVDVVDPASGVSVKRDGVTSGEVVVRGASVMMGYLKDLKGTRSCVRENGWLYTGDVGVVHGDGYLEIKDRSKDVIISGGENVSSVEVETVLYAHPEVREAAVVGRPDEFWGETPCAFVELNERLERLPTEEEVVEFCRERLPHFMVPKTVVFKEALPKTSTGKIRKHVLRKEAQGMGSLATRSRL; from the coding sequence ATGGATAAGCTAACCCCAAACCCTGCAAACTCAGTGCCTCTCACGCCACTCACCTTCTTGGAAAGAGCAGCAATCGTGTACGGGGAGACTCACTCCATCCTCTACGACCACATTTCCTTCACCTGGTCACAAACCCACCGTAGATGCCTCCAAATGGCTTCTTCCCTCACTTCTCTTGGCTTAGGACGTGGCCAAGTCGTCTCTGTTCTCTCCCCCAACACTCCCTCAATGTATGAACTTCAGTTTGCAGTTCCCATGTCTGGCGCCATTCTCAACAATCTCAACCTCCGTCTCGACCCCCACGCGCTCTCCGTGCTCCTGCGTCATAGCGAATCAAAACTTGTCTTCGTCCACTCTCATTCGCTCTCTCTTATTCTCACCGCTCTTTCCAAATTCCCCCACACCACACCGCGTCCTTCCCTCATCCTCATCACAGACGACGGGGACGGGGATGCGGATGCTGTCGCGGCGGCGCACGCAATCGACACCTACGAGAGCCTTTTGAGCAGAGGCGACCCGAACTTCCAATGGGCCCGGCCCAAGTCCGAGTGGGACCCAATAACCCTGAACTACACTTCCGGCACGACGGCGTCTCCCAAGGGCGTGGTCCACTCCCACCGAGCAACGTTCATTATGGCCCTCGACTCTCTCATCGACTGGTGCGTGCCGAAACAACCAGTTTACTTATGGACCCTACCGATATTCCACGCCAACGGGTGGGGCTTCCCGTGGGGGATTGCAGCGGTTGGCGGCACCAACGTCTGCACGCGTAAAACCAACGCACCGATAATCTACCGTTTGATCGAGTCTCACAACGTGACGCACATGTGCGCGGCGCCGGTGGTTCTCAACATGCTGCTCAGGAGAACAGAACCGCTGAAAAGTCCGGTTCATGTCCTCGCCGGAGGATCGCCGCCTCCGGCGGCGGTGCTCGCTCGCGCGGAGGAATTAGGGTTTGTGGTGAGCCACGGTTACGGGATGACGGAGACGCTGGGGGTGGTGGTGTCGTGCGCGTGGAAGAGGGAGTGGGATAGGCTTCCGGGGAGGGAGAGGGCACGGCTACGCGCGCGGCAGGGGGTGAGAACTGCGGCGGTGTCGGAGGTGGACGTTGTGGATCCGGCGAGCGGCGTAAGCGTGAAGCGCGACGGCGTTACATCTGGGGAGGTGGTGGTACGAGGAGCGAGCGTGATGATGGGTTATCTGAAGGATTTGAAAGGTACGAGAAGTTGCGTGAGAGAAAATGGGTGGTTGTACACGGGGGACGTAGGGGTTGTGCATGGGGATGGGTatttggagataaaagataggTCGAAGGACGTAATAATAAGTGGGGGAGAGAACGTGAGCAGCGTGGAGGTTGAGACCGTCTTGTATGCACACCCGGAGGTGAGAGAGGCGGCGGTGGTGGGGCGGCCGGACGAATTCTGGGGGGAGACACCGTGCGCGTTTGTGGAGCTGAATGAGCGGTTGGAGCGGCTGCCGACGGAAGAGGAGGTGGTGGAGTTTTGCAGAGAGAGGTTGCCGCACTTCATGGTGCCAAAGACGGTGGTGTTCAAGGAGGCGCTGCCGAAGACTTCGACGGGTAAAATTCGGAAGCACGTACTGAGGAAGGAGGCTCAGGGTATGGGTTCCTTGGCCACACGCAGTCGGTTGTAG